One genomic segment of Candidatus Poribacteria bacterium includes these proteins:
- a CDS encoding type II toxin-antitoxin system HicA family toxin gives MKALTGKAFCRLLEKRSWQLKRIRGSHHIYAKEGIPVRLSVPVHGNKTLKRGLQRHFMKISGIEENEL, from the coding sequence TTGAAAGCGTTGACGGGGAAAGCCTTCTGCCGTTTATTGGAGAAACGAAGTTGGCAGCTGAAGCGCATTAGAGGTAGCCACCACATTTATGCTAAAGAAGGAATTCCGGTTCGACTCTCTGTGCCTGTCCATGGGAATAAGACCCTCAAACGTGGATTGCAAAGACACTTTATGAAAATCAGTGGAATTGAGGAAAATGAATTGTAG
- a CDS encoding type II toxin-antitoxin system HicB family antitoxin → MKLKIIIHDAEEGGYWAEVPAIAGCATQGDTFEELLENIYEAIEGCLSVDVDAIEVTGKDRVMEIAV, encoded by the coding sequence ATGAAATTAAAGATTATCATTCACGATGCTGAAGAAGGCGGATATTGGGCAGAAGTGCCTGCGATCGCGGGGTGTGCGACACAGGGTGATACGTTTGAAGAGCTGCTTGAAAATATCTATGAAGCGATTGAAGGTTGTTTATCTGTGGATGTTGATGCCATAGAAGTCACTGGAAAAGATAGAGTGATGGAGATAGCGGTTTGA
- a CDS encoding Uma2 family endonuclease translates to MQTYLKGPPIPYAPTDTELYPETDGKPMAASDMHREILIRILQTLEAHFEQYPDVYISGDIMMYDIEGPRRTAISPDVLIAFGLGRKQRRTYKVWEEGKSPDFVMELSSASTYENDLTTKMEHYARMGIQDYFLYDAERQYLPSPLMGFTLVDGVYVEIQPSVDEGLHSGALGLDFHLRGEHFEIYDPVAKKWLQTAAEAAEARVEQEAAARQKAETEVERLREELARLRANTE, encoded by the coding sequence ATGCAAACTTATCTAAAGGGTCCTCCGATCCCCTATGCGCCTACGGACACGGAACTTTACCCCGAAACGGATGGAAAACCTATGGCAGCCAGTGACATGCACAGAGAGATACTAATACGAATACTGCAGACACTCGAAGCACATTTTGAACAATATCCAGATGTCTATATTTCCGGGGATATTATGATGTATGATATAGAGGGTCCCCGTCGGACAGCAATCTCGCCGGATGTCCTTATCGCTTTCGGGCTTGGTCGGAAGCAGCGGCGGACTTACAAAGTCTGGGAAGAAGGTAAGTCTCCCGACTTCGTGATGGAACTCTCCAGCGCAAGCACCTACGAAAACGACCTAACTACTAAGATGGAGCACTATGCCAGAATGGGGATTCAGGACTATTTCCTCTACGATGCTGAACGTCAGTATCTGCCATCACCACTGATGGGTTTTACGTTAGTTGATGGCGTGTATGTAGAGATTCAACCCAGTGTTGATGAGGGTCTTCATTCCGGTGCACTCGGATTAGATTTTCATTTACGGGGTGAGCATTTCGAGATTTATGATCCGGTTGCAAAGAAGTGGCTTCAAACCGCCGCTGAAGCTGCTGAAGCACGCGTTGAGCAAGAAGCCGCCGCACGACAGAAGGCAGAAACTGAAGTCGAACGGCTCCGAGAAGAACTCGCCCGCTTGCGAGCCAATACCGAATAA
- a CDS encoding LamG domain-containing protein, with amino-acid sequence MKSQHLIAQTGMMLAFTLITIMTVEAYVTDGLVSYYRLDEDDIAGDTVKDVAGGKDGTILGQPKSIEGHLGEALEFGGQPECVELPSIFNIAESPASYEAWFFKQPNSRIGWQYLLTNKTDFNDHFFRLGFNQNTGQLRYYTEQANNVRKAWVTDDDYADGEWHHVIATREADVAKLYVDGALVKEEEAMAGDIGGGGTNWYIAQNGNTAEYLIGAVDEVRIYKKALTLEEVEQNFESQGLPVQPTGKLSLTWGRIKAAQSYR; translated from the coding sequence ATGAAATCCCAACATCTAATCGCTCAAACGGGTATGATGCTTGCCTTTACTCTCATCACAATTATGACGGTGGAGGCTTACGTCACAGATGGGTTAGTGAGTTATTACAGACTTGACGAAGACGACATCGCCGGTGATACAGTTAAAGATGTTGCGGGTGGCAAGGATGGCACAATCCTCGGTCAACCGAAGTCTATTGAAGGCCATCTCGGTGAAGCACTCGAGTTTGGTGGACAACCCGAGTGTGTGGAGTTACCAAGTATTTTCAACATCGCGGAAAGTCCGGCATCGTATGAAGCCTGGTTTTTTAAACAACCTAACAGTCGCATCGGTTGGCAATATCTCCTAACAAATAAGACGGATTTCAACGATCATTTCTTTCGACTCGGCTTCAATCAGAACACCGGGCAACTCCGATACTATACCGAACAAGCGAACAACGTCAGGAAAGCGTGGGTAACCGATGATGACTATGCCGATGGCGAATGGCATCATGTGATAGCGACCCGCGAAGCCGATGTGGCGAAGTTGTACGTCGATGGCGCTCTCGTCAAAGAGGAAGAAGCGATGGCTGGCGATATAGGCGGCGGTGGAACGAACTGGTACATCGCCCAAAACGGCAATACTGCTGAGTACTTGATCGGCGCGGTCGACGAAGTGCGCATCTATAAGAAGGCATTAACGTTAGAAGAAGTCGAACAGAACTTTGAATCACAAGGCTTGCCCGTCCAACCCACCGGAAAGTTGAGTCTTACTTGGGGACGGATTAAAGCCGCACAATCTTATCGTTAG